The Myxococcales bacterium genome contains the following window.
AGGTGATGGCGTCGCCGATCGTCTGGATCTTCTCGGCGTCTTCGTCCGGGATTTCGACGTCGAACTCTTCTTCCAAAGACATCACCAACTCGACAATATCGAGGGAGTCGGCGCCGAGGTCGTCGAGAAAGG
Protein-coding sequences here:
- the acpP gene encoding acyl carrier protein produces the protein MGLEDRVTALIVEQLGISVQEAVPSASFLDDLGADSLDIVELVMSLEEEFDVEIPDEDAEKIQTIGDAITYVKKRSVKEQSEA